Proteins encoded in a region of the uncultured Fibrobacter sp. genome:
- a CDS encoding fibrobacter succinogenes major paralogous domain-containing protein: MAWNKKPETKIIIENLLKAGVAISSCALLFACGGDSGSSSAPEKNELVSSVEDLEACSNDLEGDTVFVKKEKSDFVCLKGEWINVDSLNSYNDEDESSSSTLEDAEESSSSTGKKKSSSSCEDCEDEVSSSGGTDKAKSSSSVKDESSSSDSAESSSSQSSLDGESSSSTLTNEENSSASELPGIVEIKDVSISGVSQKGPFAVGSAVKLYELDGVTYAQTGKSFTGKITTDEGKFSVSNVTLVSQYALLETSGYFRNEITGSNSKGQVSLNAFTDLSDRKTVNINLLTHLEYERAMYLARTGMDVASAKKQAATEVLKAFGIEGEFASSEDLDIFGKSDGNAALLALSVLTLRDLNETDLTEFLTKFAIDIESDGSWDDEQTKAKIADWAASKDLAGELAPIRSNIEMWNLGTVPDFEKYVRNFWYTTYGLGECDSKNEGEILAVKNEHSSKYGTQTRYICKDDAWVEATNVEKDFYKSGKDKGVDGELWTGLVTGEKYKYDEKQGEWKIADGFDKTLNNACTEKREGAMDKNKWETPFYCTANGWVNMTEWRWDIPKEARLNPEITYGTMTDERDNKVYKTVKIGNQTWMAENLNYAAGVKTPRGSWCEYYHEKNCAETAGRLYTWSDAIDSAALYDGGNGVDCGCGKTCSLPAKVQGVCPPGWHMPTKTEWETLFNEVGGQSTAGKTLKSQTGWGRTFEDAYGFSALPVGSDIWNPIPLEYGNGVEFWSATEYNSNHAYSWILDVSDKVIQDDDTGKGYGKSVRCLQD, from the coding sequence ATGGCTTGGAACAAAAAACCGGAAACAAAAATCATCATTGAAAACTTGCTGAAAGCAGGCGTTGCTATCTCTAGTTGCGCGCTTCTGTTCGCTTGCGGTGGCGATAGCGGTAGCAGCAGCGCTCCAGAAAAAAACGAACTGGTTTCTTCTGTTGAAGACTTGGAGGCTTGTTCCAATGACCTAGAGGGTGATACCGTCTTTGTCAAGAAAGAAAAATCCGACTTTGTCTGTTTAAAGGGTGAATGGATAAATGTCGATTCCCTGAATTCTTACAATGACGAAGATGAGTCATCCTCTTCTACGTTGGAGGATGCCGAAGAATCTAGCAGTAGCACCGGCAAGAAGAAATCTTCATCGAGTTGTGAAGACTGCGAGGATGAAGTCAGCTCGAGTGGCGGTACGGATAAGGCGAAGTCGTCATCCTCCGTCAAGGATGAATCCTCGTCCTCTGATTCTGCGGAATCTTCATCTTCTCAATCCTCGCTTGACGGGGAGTCTTCTAGTAGTACCCTTACGAACGAGGAGAACAGTTCAGCATCTGAACTGCCTGGCATAGTTGAGATTAAGGACGTGTCCATTAGTGGCGTGTCGCAGAAAGGCCCTTTTGCAGTAGGTTCAGCGGTCAAGCTTTACGAATTGGACGGCGTGACCTATGCCCAAACAGGCAAGAGCTTTACTGGGAAAATTACTACGGACGAAGGCAAGTTCAGCGTTTCGAACGTGACGCTTGTGAGCCAGTATGCGTTGCTTGAAACGAGTGGGTATTTCCGTAACGAAATCACGGGAAGTAATTCCAAAGGACAGGTCTCCTTGAACGCTTTCACGGACCTTTCCGACCGCAAGACGGTGAACATCAACTTGCTTACGCACCTAGAATACGAACGCGCCATGTACTTGGCGCGTACGGGCATGGATGTAGCCTCTGCCAAAAAACAGGCTGCTACCGAAGTCCTGAAAGCCTTTGGCATCGAGGGTGAGTTTGCAAGTTCCGAAGATCTTGACATTTTCGGCAAGAGCGATGGCAATGCGGCGCTTCTTGCGTTAAGTGTGCTGACGCTCCGTGACTTGAACGAAACCGATCTTACCGAATTCTTGACCAAGTTCGCGATTGATATCGAAAGTGACGGAAGCTGGGATGACGAACAAACAAAGGCAAAAATTGCCGATTGGGCGGCTTCAAAAGACCTTGCGGGCGAATTAGCCCCTATCCGTAGCAACATCGAAATGTGGAATCTAGGAACGGTGCCCGATTTTGAAAAGTACGTACGTAACTTCTGGTACACGACCTACGGCCTTGGCGAATGCGATTCAAAAAATGAGGGCGAAATTCTCGCTGTAAAGAACGAGCATAGTTCCAAATATGGGACGCAGACTCGTTACATCTGTAAGGATGACGCGTGGGTTGAAGCGACCAATGTTGAGAAGGATTTTTATAAGTCTGGTAAAGATAAGGGCGTTGACGGAGAATTGTGGACGGGGCTTGTGACGGGAGAAAAATACAAATATGACGAAAAGCAGGGCGAATGGAAGATCGCGGATGGTTTCGATAAGACTTTAAATAATGCTTGTACAGAAAAACGTGAAGGAGCAATGGATAAGAATAAATGGGAAACTCCTTTCTACTGCACGGCAAACGGCTGGGTAAATATGACGGAGTGGAGGTGGGATATTCCGAAGGAGGCTCGCCTGAACCCGGAAATTACATACGGCACCATGACCGATGAACGCGATAATAAAGTCTACAAAACGGTGAAAATTGGTAACCAGACATGGATGGCTGAAAATCTGAACTATGCCGCTGGCGTGAAGACTCCGAGGGGCAGTTGGTGCGAATACTATCATGAGAAAAATTGTGCCGAAACGGCAGGTCGTCTTTACACCTGGAGTGATGCAATCGATTCCGCAGCCCTTTATGACGGTGGCAATGGTGTGGACTGCGGTTGTGGCAAGACTTGCTCTCTCCCGGCAAAGGTTCAGGGAGTTTGTCCACCGGGCTGGCACATGCCTACGAAAACGGAATGGGAAACTCTTTTTAACGAAGTTGGTGGGCAATCAACAGCAGGAAAGACTCTCAAGTCACAAACGGGTTGGGGCAGGACATTCGAGGATGCGTATGGGTTCTCCGCTCTTCCTGTTGGTAGCGACATTTGGAACCCAATCCCCCTCGAATACGGTAATGGAGTCGAGTTCTGGAGCGCCACTGAGTACAATAGCAATCATGCCTACTCCTGGATATTGGATGTAAGCGATAAGGTGATCCAAGACGATGACACCGGTAAAGGCTACGGTAAATCGGTTCGTTGTCTTCAGGACTAA
- a CDS encoding glycoside hydrolase family 18 protein translates to MFRKPIVTFVFTLASICSAWAEPLFIGYYPDWGKWHKPAYTVDKVPYEKLTHVLWSFITPDTDGSLKGDAAEDPTALDEMVELAHAAGTKAIVSLGGGGQSENFVPVASDDDLRQKFIANLVQFVADHNLDGLDMDWEWEYNPVPEADTIAYSKLLSELREALPQGKTLSAALPCSPYYGKWFTPEVLVKNLDWFGFMTYDMTGDWDDKAMFDSPLYPHEGYTTWSWEETRDYWKNRGVPTEKMVFGIPSFGFQFDGATGPGTDFIKKTAKQVPYKDIVTNPEWEYYFDSVSVEPYGVSSTGYVTFEDPHSSAIKSRWVKENGYAGIMVWEVSHDYIEGTGNPILDSIAVVLRESATTAIRPASKIRATGSQQRLQNTQGKQFDALGKKVQNKQKTKLHLHLFEP, encoded by the coding sequence ATGTTTCGGAAGCCTATTGTCACCTTCGTTTTCACTCTCGCCAGCATTTGTTCGGCATGGGCGGAGCCGCTGTTCATCGGCTACTACCCCGACTGGGGAAAGTGGCACAAGCCGGCCTACACCGTAGACAAGGTGCCATACGAAAAGTTGACGCACGTGCTGTGGAGTTTCATTACGCCGGACACCGACGGTTCGCTCAAAGGCGACGCTGCAGAAGACCCGACGGCATTGGATGAAATGGTCGAACTCGCACACGCCGCAGGCACCAAGGCGATCGTTTCGCTCGGCGGTGGCGGACAAAGTGAAAACTTCGTACCCGTCGCATCGGACGATGATCTCCGCCAAAAGTTTATCGCGAACCTCGTGCAGTTCGTGGCCGACCACAACCTGGACGGCCTCGACATGGACTGGGAATGGGAATACAACCCCGTCCCCGAAGCAGACACCATCGCCTACAGCAAGTTGCTCTCCGAACTCCGCGAAGCGCTCCCCCAGGGCAAGACTCTTTCGGCGGCACTCCCCTGCTCGCCCTATTACGGCAAATGGTTCACGCCCGAAGTCCTCGTGAAAAATCTGGACTGGTTCGGGTTCATGACCTACGACATGACCGGCGACTGGGATGACAAGGCCATGTTCGATTCGCCGCTCTACCCGCACGAAGGCTACACCACCTGGTCGTGGGAAGAAACCCGCGACTATTGGAAAAACCGCGGAGTCCCCACCGAAAAGATGGTCTTCGGCATTCCCTCTTTCGGATTCCAATTTGATGGAGCGACAGGCCCCGGCACCGACTTCATCAAGAAAACCGCAAAACAAGTCCCCTACAAGGATATCGTTACAAACCCCGAATGGGAATACTATTTCGACAGCGTCTCCGTAGAGCCCTACGGCGTATCTTCGACCGGCTACGTCACCTTCGAAGACCCGCATTCTTCCGCCATCAAGAGCCGCTGGGTCAAGGAAAACGGCTACGCAGGCATCATGGTGTGGGAGGTCTCGCACGACTACATCGAGGGTACGGGCAACCCGATTCTCGACAGCATCGCGGTCGTGCTCCGCGAATCCGCGACCACCGCCATACGCCCTGCAAGTAAAATCCGTGCTACAGGTTCACAGCAGCGCCTACAAAACACTCAAGGCAAGCAGTTTGACGCCCTCGGAAAAAAAGTGCAAAACAAGCAAAAGACAAAGCTCCATTTGCACCTTTTCGAGCCGTAA
- a CDS encoding ABC transporter permease has translation MLHVFRHEIRLIFRDPKFWIPFIIPPVILAASQAIAVSRYGDQIMEGMEGYMMLLLGCLMAPMGSPLAADSFAGERERNSLELLQLAPIAPARLFWGKLFAVLPFPVVFSLLAEGAFWFAHPEISTTAAVASVLGALSAVLLTSSFSLYLSLRVKTVRAATHFSLIFIVPLLLLVQLGHEIFLQDVFVPVVVLLISVAVCILAVALGMRKFVSL, from the coding sequence ATGCTTCACGTCTTTAGACATGAAATCCGCCTGATTTTTAGGGATCCCAAATTTTGGATTCCCTTTATTATTCCGCCTGTGATTCTTGCGGCGAGTCAGGCGATTGCCGTCTCGCGGTATGGCGATCAGATTATGGAAGGCATGGAAGGGTATATGATGCTCCTGCTCGGCTGCCTCATGGCTCCGATGGGTTCACCCCTTGCGGCGGACAGCTTTGCGGGGGAGCGCGAAAGAAATTCTCTCGAACTTTTGCAGCTTGCGCCGATTGCTCCGGCAAGACTTTTTTGGGGAAAGCTATTTGCCGTGTTGCCTTTCCCGGTGGTGTTTTCGTTGCTGGCGGAAGGCGCCTTCTGGTTCGCTCACCCTGAAATTTCGACCACTGCGGCCGTGGCGTCTGTTCTGGGAGCCCTTTCGGCGGTTCTCTTGACGAGTTCCTTTTCGTTATACCTTTCGCTGCGCGTCAAGACGGTGCGTGCGGCGACTCATTTTTCGTTGATTTTTATCGTGCCGCTTTTGCTGCTGGTGCAGCTCGGTCACGAAATTTTCTTGCAGGACGTGTTTGTCCCTGTGGTCGTTCTGCTCATCTCTGTTGCGGTGTGCATCCTGGCCGTTGCGCTTGGGATGCGCAAGTTCGTAAGCCTGTAG
- a CDS encoding HAD hydrolase-like protein: MTKRTPVKAVVFDLDGTLYLSGRPYPKAVKTVCRVARQVPVYYLSNNTSKSPVFYENRLKVMGLPLSDDAIISALYHSLDAIHEEGIKNVFFFANPEVTEWFAAQDPTLNLHPDVADTELVLIAYHNSFNYRELCELSFRVQRKIPFWVTHTDFVCPDANGPVPDIGSFMALLKTAYGVEPERSFGKPNPAMLSGLLKKYKPEEILFVGDRLYTDFELAKRSGCRFVLPLCGETKQHDLEKLFDKPEFIVDMVSDIDFESFFKGEI; the protein is encoded by the coding sequence ATGACGAAACGCACTCCCGTAAAAGCTGTTGTGTTTGATCTCGACGGTACGTTATACCTGAGTGGTCGTCCGTACCCCAAGGCCGTCAAGACTGTCTGCCGAGTGGCGCGTCAGGTGCCCGTCTACTACCTGAGCAACAACACCAGCAAGTCGCCCGTGTTCTACGAGAACCGTCTCAAGGTCATGGGGCTTCCGCTGTCCGACGATGCGATTATCTCGGCCTTGTACCATTCGCTCGACGCCATTCACGAAGAAGGAATCAAGAACGTTTTCTTTTTCGCGAATCCCGAAGTCACGGAGTGGTTTGCTGCGCAGGACCCGACGCTCAACCTGCATCCTGATGTCGCCGACACCGAACTGGTGCTGATTGCCTACCATAACAGTTTTAACTACCGCGAGCTTTGCGAACTTTCGTTCCGCGTGCAGCGTAAGATTCCTTTCTGGGTCACGCACACCGACTTTGTCTGCCCCGATGCAAATGGCCCCGTGCCCGATATCGGAAGTTTTATGGCGCTCCTCAAGACGGCCTACGGTGTAGAACCCGAACGCAGTTTCGGTAAGCCCAACCCGGCGATGCTTTCGGGGCTTTTGAAAAAGTACAAGCCCGAAGAAATCCTGTTCGTGGGTGACCGCCTCTATACCGACTTTGAACTTGCCAAGCGCAGTGGCTGCCGGTTCGTGCTTCCGCTCTGTGGCGAAACAAAACAGCATGATCTTGAAAAATTATTTGACAAACCGGAGTTTATTGTCGATATGGTAAGTGATATCGACTTTGAATCCTTTTTCAAGGGTGAAATCTGA
- a CDS encoding 16S rRNA (uracil(1498)-N(3))-methyltransferase: MKTPDSRFYCPLISVGTITLDENESSHAVRVCRACAGDTLQLSDGLGHFADAVIEVADAKACVVRVDEVIEAKDPRPKVSLGIACLKDDALEEVVFHAAQTEIDSIVFLRTDFSQEPKNSDLKKTVRRAELKSLVSLKQSKKPWMTHIEGPIEFSEWLKSYKGDLVLCDIDGTSAPALETLASPTTLLVGPEGGFSPKEIEAIKNFSNGAVHAMKLGNTRLRARTAAIIAIGKIVCG, translated from the coding sequence ATGAAGACACCTGATAGTCGCTTTTATTGCCCGCTGATTTCGGTCGGCACCATTACCTTGGACGAAAACGAGAGTAGCCACGCCGTGCGCGTGTGCAGGGCGTGTGCGGGCGACACGCTGCAGTTGTCCGATGGACTTGGGCATTTCGCCGATGCCGTCATCGAAGTTGCCGACGCAAAAGCGTGTGTGGTTCGGGTAGACGAGGTCATCGAAGCAAAGGATCCGCGGCCCAAGGTGTCGCTCGGGATCGCCTGCCTCAAGGACGACGCCTTGGAAGAAGTCGTCTTTCACGCCGCGCAGACAGAAATTGACAGCATCGTTTTTCTGCGTACGGATTTTTCGCAGGAACCGAAGAATTCCGACTTGAAAAAGACGGTTCGCCGCGCCGAACTCAAGAGTCTCGTGAGCCTCAAGCAGTCGAAAAAGCCCTGGATGACGCACATCGAAGGCCCCATCGAATTTTCGGAATGGCTCAAAAGCTACAAGGGCGACCTTGTCCTCTGCGACATCGACGGGACAAGTGCTCCCGCCCTCGAAACCCTAGCCTCCCCCACGACGCTCCTTGTGGGCCCCGAGGGCGGATTTTCCCCGAAAGAAATCGAGGCCATCAAGAATTTCAGCAACGGGGCGGTCCACGCCATGAAACTCGGAAACACACGGCTCCGGGCGCGCACCGCCGCAATCATCGCCATCGGAAAAATCGTCTGCGGATAA
- the tgt gene encoding tRNA guanosine(34) transglycosylase Tgt: protein MNRFELLKTSKKSKARLGVVHTDHGDVTTPIFMPVGTEATVKAVTPAQLKDIKAEIILANTYHLYLRPTTPRIAKAGGIHKFMGWDGPVLTDSGGFQVWSLKDLRKITPEGVEFRSILDGSKHFFSPASVMNAQREIGADIIMALDECTPFPSTAKEAEHSLKFTLKWTAEAMQWLKEHPPIHGYDQQFFGIIQGGMHKDLRKQAIERIAELGPDGYAMGGLSVGEPTETMYEIADFCTDILPQDHARYVMGVGTPWNLLELIERGVDMCDCVMPTRNARNGMLFTSEGVLRYKAARHAEEFDKPVDPNCDCYCCRNFSRAYLRHLHHAGESLGFTLASIHNLHFYLHLMREAKQHIADDTFEEWKKEKCEILQRDLQ, encoded by the coding sequence ATGAACCGCTTTGAACTCTTAAAGACATCGAAAAAATCCAAGGCCCGACTGGGCGTCGTCCACACCGATCACGGCGACGTGACAACCCCCATCTTTATGCCGGTAGGTACAGAAGCGACCGTCAAGGCAGTCACTCCCGCCCAGCTGAAGGACATCAAGGCAGAAATCATTCTCGCCAATACCTACCACCTGTATCTGCGCCCCACCACGCCCCGCATCGCAAAAGCGGGCGGCATCCACAAGTTCATGGGCTGGGACGGTCCCGTTCTTACGGACAGCGGTGGATTCCAGGTATGGAGCCTCAAGGATCTTCGCAAAATCACCCCCGAAGGCGTTGAATTTAGGAGCATCCTCGACGGATCGAAGCACTTTTTCAGCCCCGCAAGCGTAATGAACGCCCAGCGCGAAATCGGCGCCGACATCATCATGGCGCTCGACGAATGTACCCCGTTCCCAAGCACCGCTAAGGAAGCCGAACACAGCCTCAAGTTCACGCTCAAGTGGACCGCCGAAGCCATGCAGTGGCTTAAGGAACACCCGCCCATTCACGGCTACGACCAGCAATTTTTCGGAATCATTCAGGGCGGCATGCACAAAGATCTGCGCAAGCAAGCGATTGAACGCATCGCCGAACTCGGCCCCGATGGCTACGCCATGGGGGGCCTTTCCGTGGGCGAACCCACCGAAACCATGTACGAAATTGCCGACTTCTGCACAGACATCTTGCCGCAGGACCACGCCCGCTACGTGATGGGCGTAGGAACACCGTGGAACCTGCTCGAACTTATCGAGCGCGGAGTCGACATGTGCGACTGCGTAATGCCCACCCGCAACGCCCGCAACGGAATGCTCTTTACAAGCGAAGGCGTTCTACGCTACAAGGCCGCCCGCCATGCCGAAGAATTCGACAAGCCGGTCGACCCCAATTGCGACTGTTACTGTTGCAGAAACTTTAGCCGCGCCTATCTGCGTCACCTGCACCATGCAGGAGAATCGCTCGGGTTTACGCTCGCAAGCATCCACAACCTACACTTCTACCTGCACCTGATGCGCGAAGCCAAGCAGCACATCGCCGACGATACCTTCGAGGAATGGAAGAAGGAAAAGTGCGAAATATTGCAACGAGATTTGCAATAG
- a CDS encoding SDR family oxidoreductase, whose translation MIDVKGKWTLITGGCRGVGRLTAIEMAKLGANIILQGRDKAHAEPVIAELKKYGVEVRAVGCNLESEAEIDAALAEIDSWGVQVDLVFNNAGLMSHYFSDYLTNTMDDFHHAMAVNFFAPVKIAYHFLPGMIQRGFGRMQLTTSGIANEPELMGYACAKAALTKFVKDFACKLNGTDVMMNVMDPGWLRTDLGGPNAPNAPESVIPGSMVSVLLDDKKSGRWFSAQEFTGMTLADAVEKGKSVE comes from the coding sequence ATGATTGACGTTAAGGGCAAATGGACCTTGATTACCGGCGGCTGCCGCGGCGTAGGCCGTCTTACCGCTATCGAAATGGCAAAACTCGGTGCAAACATCATTTTGCAGGGGCGCGATAAGGCTCACGCGGAACCAGTGATTGCCGAACTCAAGAAATACGGTGTTGAAGTTCGCGCCGTGGGCTGTAACCTGGAAAGCGAAGCTGAAATTGATGCCGCCCTCGCCGAAATCGATAGCTGGGGTGTCCAGGTTGACCTGGTGTTCAATAATGCGGGACTCATGAGCCATTACTTTAGCGACTACCTGACCAATACGATGGATGATTTCCACCATGCCATGGCGGTGAACTTCTTTGCTCCGGTAAAAATTGCCTACCACTTCTTGCCGGGGATGATCCAGCGTGGCTTTGGCCGTATGCAGCTTACCACAAGCGGTATCGCCAATGAACCGGAACTGATGGGATATGCCTGCGCTAAGGCTGCTTTAACGAAGTTTGTTAAAGATTTTGCGTGTAAATTAAATGGAACGGACGTGATGATGAACGTGATGGATCCGGGGTGGTTGCGTACGGATCTCGGTGGCCCGAATGCCCCGAACGCTCCCGAAAGTGTGATTCCGGGTTCCATGGTGTCTGTGCTTCTGGACGACAAGAAGAGCGGCCGCTGGTTCAGCGCTCAGGAATTTACCGGTATGACCCTTGCCGATGCCGTTGAAAAAGGTAAGTCGGTAGAATAA
- a CDS encoding glutamine--tRNA ligase/YqeY domain fusion protein, protein MDIPESSNFVQDIIVNDLATGKRKNVHTRFPPEPNGYIHIGHAKSICLNFGTANKYKDFGGVTNLRFDDTNPTKEDVEYVDSIREDVKWLGFEWKGGEYFASDYYDQIYAFAEKLIEMGKAYVEDLTRDEMQEYRGNDAGKPSRPSPYRDRSVEENMKLFREMRDGKYADGEKCLRAKVDLSSPNMNMRDPVIYRIKHCTHHRTGDKWCIYPMYDFAHPLSDWIEGITHSICTLEFEAHRPLYDWFLIELGLDNRPQQIEFARLNLTYTMMSKRKLLELVQTKAVMGWNDPRMPTVCGYRRRGFTPSSIREFCDRIGVSKADSMVDVNLLYFCIREELNQTANRVMAVIDPVKLVIDNWEAGKVEMIEVENNPNDPNAGTRQVPFSGELYIEADDFMEEPPKKYFRLKPEGEVRLKGAYFVTCKSVEKDADGKVKVIHCVYDPQSKGGETPDGRKVKGTIHWVSAAHAVDAEVRLIDNLFTLEDPSAVPEGEDWHDYLNPESMVIKQAKVEPSLANAKLEDRFQFMRQGYFCLDSEDSKPGHLVFNRTVGLKDSFNPSK, encoded by the coding sequence ATGGATATTCCCGAATCCTCGAATTTTGTACAGGACATTATCGTAAACGACCTCGCCACGGGCAAGCGCAAGAACGTGCACACCCGTTTTCCCCCTGAACCGAACGGCTACATCCACATCGGACACGCCAAGTCCATCTGCCTGAACTTCGGTACGGCAAACAAGTACAAGGACTTCGGTGGCGTCACGAACCTCCGCTTCGACGACACGAACCCCACTAAAGAAGACGTGGAATACGTGGACTCCATCCGCGAAGACGTGAAGTGGCTCGGCTTTGAATGGAAGGGCGGCGAATACTTCGCAAGCGACTACTACGACCAGATTTACGCTTTTGCCGAAAAGCTCATCGAAATGGGCAAGGCTTACGTGGAAGACCTGACCCGCGACGAGATGCAGGAATACCGCGGCAACGACGCCGGCAAGCCGAGCCGTCCGAGCCCCTACCGCGACCGCAGCGTCGAAGAGAACATGAAGCTCTTCCGCGAAATGCGCGACGGCAAGTATGCCGACGGCGAAAAGTGCCTCCGTGCCAAGGTGGACCTTTCTAGCCCGAACATGAACATGCGCGATCCGGTCATCTACCGCATTAAGCACTGCACCCACCACCGTACCGGCGACAAGTGGTGCATCTACCCGATGTATGACTTTGCGCACCCGCTTAGCGACTGGATCGAAGGCATTACCCACTCCATCTGTACGCTGGAATTCGAAGCGCACCGCCCGCTATACGACTGGTTCCTGATTGAACTGGGCCTGGACAATCGCCCGCAGCAGATTGAATTTGCCCGCCTGAACCTCACCTACACCATGATGAGCAAGCGTAAGCTTTTGGAACTGGTGCAGACGAAGGCCGTGATGGGCTGGAACGACCCGCGTATGCCGACGGTTTGCGGTTACCGCCGCCGCGGATTTACCCCGAGTTCCATCCGCGAGTTCTGCGACCGTATCGGCGTTTCCAAGGCCGACTCCATGGTCGATGTGAACCTCCTCTACTTCTGCATCCGCGAAGAACTGAACCAGACCGCCAATCGCGTGATGGCCGTGATTGATCCGGTCAAGCTCGTGATTGACAACTGGGAAGCGGGCAAGGTTGAAATGATCGAAGTGGAAAATAACCCGAACGACCCGAACGCAGGCACGCGCCAGGTACCGTTCAGCGGCGAACTCTACATCGAAGCCGACGACTTTATGGAAGAACCGCCGAAGAAGTACTTCCGCCTGAAACCCGAAGGCGAAGTCCGCCTGAAGGGCGCCTACTTCGTGACTTGCAAGAGTGTCGAAAAGGACGCCGACGGCAAGGTGAAGGTCATTCACTGCGTCTATGACCCGCAGAGCAAGGGTGGTGAAACTCCCGATGGCCGCAAGGTCAAGGGCACCATCCACTGGGTTTCCGCCGCTCACGCCGTGGACGCCGAAGTACGCCTGATCGACAACCTCTTCACGCTCGAAGACCCCTCGGCAGTTCCCGAAGGCGAAGACTGGCACGACTACCTGAACCCGGAATCCATGGTCATCAAGCAGGCCAAGGTGGAACCGAGCCTCGCCAACGCAAAGCTCGAAGACCGCTTCCAGTTCATGCGCCAGGGCTACTTCTGCCTCGATAGCGAAGATTCCAAGCCGGGTCACCTGGTGTTCAACCGCACCGTGGGCCTGAAGGATTCCTTCAACCCGTCCAAGTAA